The segment tgcagcattttgaattaactgaaggcttttcagggaacttttaggacaacctgataataatgaattacaatagtccagcctggaggaaataaatgcatgaattagtttttcagcatcactctgagacaagacctttctaattttagagatattgcgcaaatgcgcattgaaggacatatcctgatcaaaaatgactctaagatttctcacagtattactagagatcagggtaatgccatccagagtaaggatctggttagacaccatatttctaagatttgtggggccaagtacaatagcttcagttttatctgaatttaaaagcaggaaattagaggtcatccatgtctttatgtctgtaagacattcctgcagtttaactaattcgtgtgtgtcctctggcttcatggatagataaagctgggtatcatctgcgtaacaatgaaaacttaagcaatgctttctaataatactgcctaagggaagcatgtataaagtgaataaaattggtcctagcacagaatcttgtggaactccataattaacattagtctgtgaagaagactccccatttacatgaacaaattgtaatctattagataaatatgattcaaaccactgcagcgcagtgcctttaatacctatggcatgctctaatctctgtaataaaattttatggtcaacagtatcaaaagcagtactgaggtctaacaggacaagcacagagatgagtccactgtctgaggccataagaagatcatttgtaaccttcactaatgctgtttctgtactatgatgaattctaaacactgactgaaactcttcaaatagaccattcctctgcagatgatcagttagctgttttacaactaccctttcaagaatttttgagagaaaaggaaggttggagattgacctataattagctaagatagctgggtcaagtgatggctttttaagtaatggtttaattactgccaccttaaaagcctgtggtacatagccaactaataaagatagattgatcatatttaagatcgaagcattaattaatggtagggcttccttgagcagcctggtaggaatggggtctaatagacatgttgatggtttggaggaagtaactaatgaaaataactcagaacaatcggagagaaagagtctaaccaaatagcagccaaagataatgatatgtctttgggatggttatgagtaatatatatatatatatatatatatatatatatatatatatatatatatatatatatatatatatatacagttatgctcaaaagtttacataccctggcagaatttttgcttctttggccatttttaagacaatatgaatgacaacagaaaaactttttttttcactcatggttagtggttgggtgaagccatttattgtcaaacaactgtttcctctttttaaatcaaaataaaaagagaactacccaaatgaacctgatccaaagtttacatacccctgttcttatactgtgtgttgccccctttaacatcaacaacatcttggagtcttttgtggtagttgtggacgaggctctctgatggtaaagctgccactgaatatgtttcagactttatttacattaactaCCAAGAAATACAAcattatggcactttatggtaaatctgcatggagtaaacagttctcaaaaactgagtgactgtgcaagaaggagaagagtgaggaaagccaccaagacacccagacaacccagaagaatttataggcttacgtggctgtgattggagaaattgtgcacagtgcaagctttgcatagtCGAACACATCTGTATATgtatgaaattaaaaacaatgtATATATCAAAGACTTAGTTATGTTTGCATAAGCCCACATTCTTTAGTATAATTCagcaaaatcatcacttttacagtcagatGGTGAGACAAATTAGGGGATTAACACAACAACaccttttattcattcattcatttcatttgaaGTCCTACAGTTGTCATTTTATGCATGTGGATACTACAATGGTATAAATTTAGGGATGAAACAGCTGGTGTGCACAGGAAAAGGTTATTTCCGAAGAATGGACTTTTTGACATTTTTTATTGGTggtgggtggtgtgtgtgtgtgtgtgtgtgtgtgtgtgtgtgtgtgtgtgtgtgtgtgtgtgtgtacttcctcagtgtctatgagatatttatttatttatttacatgggacaactgatgaccttgatgacaTTAGTTGACCTCTTTAAGGAATGGAAAACATATACCACTGTATACATTTAATTTAGTCTTTTTTTAGATTCAAAAGTTGGGGGTTtttgtttccattttaaaaaatttaagaTAAGAGTTTTTTAACACACGTGCAGACGAGGGGTGTTTTTGGAGGACGTGTAGATCCTGCTTCTTTCTATCACAATCACTGACATCACTGTGCAGCAACAGCTGTCATGTTTCATTGTTTGTGCACACTGTGATGTTCTCCGTGCAAGAACCTGGCTTGTACTGAATAAAACAACTGTCTGCATGCTGCACAGTTTGACACACAGCCAGTGATTTATTGGTCAGAGGAAAACACACATAATCACTACAAATGAAAGTGACATAAGTCTGAATGAGTGAAGAAATTCTGATTGATATCTGGGCACAATCTTTTTTAGATCTGTGTTTCAAACAGTGATATATATTTTACAGCTGGGTAATTCCATATGAAATCATTCAGTTTCCCAGGAGAGAGGCAAAAAagaacttcaaaaaaaaaaaactgaaaagatTTAGAGGAGCACATCGACTGGCCTCATTGACAAATTCAGATTTAAGATCAATgtcgctgggttttttttttaaataaagcacACAAAACCTTTAATATTTGTAATCATAATGTGCATGTTCTTATAAATCTTTCAATTAATTCAGTGCttttggtaccttaaaatcctaaagcctgatttctgCTTCTGCAACTCTAACGGTGACAtgcgcatgacccttttaaaggTTTCCAtcatgtctttatgcaatttaccacaggaacagtggctttttctggattaatttgtcccacaGTGAGCTCTACTTCTTTATGCAATCTTCAGCCTCCAAACCAATGATAAGGTACCTActattttcctccatgaattgtgggtcatttgagtgtctttttcttACTCTATGTTGTGaaattggtcatatttgcggacttttctgccaaacgtatttgatccatgatcgaaatgtaattggtgggtgcactgaaaaaaactattcaaatatgacaggagaggaaggagtgaaaaagtaaaagtaacaaatcacagcccttatgGTCTTAGTTGTTTAGTAGGTGTTCAGGATAtggggagggttcacagccatgcagagggctctgacctAAAGCTTATCATCAGCCTTGAATTatgccctgcctcgtttaggtgccgggtctgagcacagtttgaaaaaaataaatggccggCCTTTTAGTCACGTAAATActgtacccactttcctcgaatcggtgagtgtcagtgctgaactttatttCACAGTTACTTGGCACATCCAGGCTGCTCTGTCAAGTACATGCGAGGGGATTTTAATGAAAATCTATTGTGATCGGACAGGATGTTTTGtcggatgtgagcaaaaatccgttaGACAaagtccggtgactgcgaatatctagttgttctgggctttctcagaatcatccttaccccatgaggtgagatcttgcatagaactccagaccaaggaagactgacagtcattttgtgtttcttccattttctaataattgcaccaacagttgttgccttctcaccaaactgcttgcctattgtcctgtagcccatcgcagccttgtggaggtctataaTTTTGTCCGTggggtccttagacagctctttaagCTGTGCggaacttcataaacacaaaccaaatttcagacagtttatatacgaggtctattagaaaagtatccaaccttattattttttcaaaaaccatatggatttgaatcacgtgtgattacatcagacatgcttgaaccctcgtgggcatgcaagagttttttcacgcctgtcggttacgtcattcgcctgtgggcagtctttgagtgaggagtggcccaccctctcgtcgattttttcattgtttaggaatggctcagagactgctgctttgtttgatcaaaactttttcaaagctgtaaggcacaactgagtggacaccattcgataaattcagctggttttcggtaaaaattttaacagctgatgagagattttggtctggtagtgtcgctgtaaggacggcccacggcacctgacggcgatctgcgcttcgaggcggcagcgtctcgccgtttcaagttgaaaacttccacatttcaggctctgttgacccaggaagtcatcagagaacagagaactttcagaagaagtcggcatgaggagtttattcggacattccattgttaacggacattttgtaatgaaagaacgtgcgagcagagtcgcatgtcgggctggacccgaccgcggggggtcgcgacaggaaaaacacctccgttggaaaccttaacgggcaagttggaacatgcccaagctgttaaacaatttcttgttactcacttgttgaaagccatcaaaagccgcctgaattttacaaatggttttcaacacggaggtgtttttcctgtcgcggcgcacacagattcgccgagtcgtttccgtgacgactcggcgaatttgcgcgcacgtctttcattaaaaaatgtccttaaacagtggaatgtcctcataaagtcctcatgccggcctcttctgaatcttctctgttctctcacgacgtcctgggtgaattaagccttaaattaggatgttttcaggtcgaaacaggccgacgacggcgcctggaagcgctgcaggacgtcccgctctgtgggaagtccttacagcgacagaaacaccccataatctctcatcagccattaaactttttaccaaaaaccagcttaatttctcgaatagtatccactcggatattcctcacaggtccagaaaaaaattttgataaagcaacacgcgccatctggagcagcgtgtgaaacaaaggaattcagctgagagggcgggaccacatttcactcaaggcctgcccacagggaaatgacgtcaccgacacgcgtgaaaaaactcaggcatgcgcacgagggttcaagcatgattggtggaatcgcacgtcattcaaatccatatagttaaaaaaattaaataaaagggtcggtttattgtctaatagacctcgtatatattactctggaacaaacaggacaaacagtgttgtaaaggacaataaataggacgttaaagagcaaacttcactttcccccacaaTGCCATAAACAGgtagcgattgcagctcacagcgattcccattgaaaatgaCGGACAAACAACCAGAGCTtcacacatgtttacataaaacaaacacaataacaacatctaaaaacacaGATAATACAttcacaaaggttttaggcacaatatacaaagagttttaccttgcaATGTTAATGCAGCGGTTAAAATTTAGCATTATCTGAGAGTCTCAATGCATTTTTTCAATGTTATTGACATCTCACAGAGCAGCGACCCCGCTGAAATATTGCGAGATTTTGCCagatttgaaacctcagtaggtgttgtgtgggccgccagaagaggaggtactgctggcccaccaccagagggcgccctgcctgaagtgcgggcttcaggcacgagagggcgctgccgccacggacacagccgggggtgacagttgtcactcattatctcatgacagctgtcacccatcgtcacttcatcattccactccataaaaaccggacgtcatctccacctcgttgccgagatatcatctacctgtgaaggtaactttctcagtcgtttttttgtcttttcagacagtgtttgcttctgtattgtttgcaggcagttctgtgagtgctcgcagctggaAGCTGAGTTTGTGttacgtggagagctgacgtcttcgctccccacgccaaactgttgataagtactcattactactgcacgtgccagttttctggattagaggtggaggtggtattcccaccattgttgttactgggtatgcacgcacccacatcatactgtttttgctcctcgccagcagtaccagatccgacattcggagacggtggccacctggggactctggacttggcggctccagtattctccaggttcggtggcggaggaaatcgtgtggttccggttcttctcaggacagacgtcttctatcctcgagcctgcccacacgtcacctttgtggattgactgtttgcataaattctgtaatcctctgtgttttggttgtgctctttcacaacagtaaagtgttcatattcgactctttcattgtccgttcatttacgccccctgttgtgggtccgtgtcactacactttcccaacagtagggtgaatacaggcctgattggtggatggctgcagagatggttgtccttttggaagtttctcctctctccacagaggaatagtgGAGCGCTGACAAagtgatcatcgggttcttgatcacctccctgactgagaactttctccccgatcgctcagtttagatgagcagccagctctaggaagagttctggaagatccaaacttcttccatttacagatgatggaaaccactgtgttcactgggaccttcaaagcagcagaaatgtttctgtacccttctgcaggtttgtgcctcgagacaatcctgtctctgagatgtacaggcaattcctttgacttcttgcctggtttgtgctctgacatgcactgtcaactgtgggaccttatatgtagacaggggtgtgtctttccaaatcatgtccaatcaactgaattttccccaggtggactccaattaagctgcagaaacatctcaaggatgatcagtggaaacagggtggACCTAGGCTCAATTTTGAGctgcatggcaaaggctgtgaatacttatgtacatgtgatttcttagttgttgttttttaatctgcaaaaatcataaaacaaacaaacaaacaaaaaaaaacaacaacaacaaaaaaaaattttccacattgtcattatggggtattgtgtgtagaatgttgaggggaaatccattttggaataatgctgtaacataagaagATGTGGGataagtgaagcgttgtgaatactttccggatgcgctGTAGATAGATATGCAAATTACTGGAAGTAAAAAGGTGAATGAACATGCATTTATCAAAAGACAATGAATAAATATATCCAATTTTGATTTTCGAAAACGGATAGAGATATTGTCCTAAAGTTTGTGACGTGTCCAGTAGCTGTGTGAACGTTCACAAGTTCCCTGTATAGGCTGACCTGGAGCCTGCGGTTGTTTTCACATGGAATAGACGCAGTTGTTGTCTTTCACCATGAGGTGGCGTCAGTGAGCCACTGTCCTGCATGACTGATGCTGCCTAAGAGTCACTTTATTTAATGAAACTCCACCTAAGCGCAGACTTAAGTGCGTCATTGAAGCCACTTTCTGGCTGTTTTCTGTATTTCAGCGCTAATTACAGGTTTGCGTAACATGTAGGTTTCCAGAGAGACCAGAGTGACCTGCTGCTCTCACAGACGGGGAAGTATAAAGCAGGCTCGGtcggcaaaggctggaggagtcACATGTTTTCATGCTTTACTTCACTTTTTCTTGAATGGGGGAAACGTCACAGCGCTGCTGTGGAGCCGCCGGAGCGCACAGGCTGCGCGCTTTGGCGCACGGAGGCTGCGGGAGGACGCACACATCTATGATGGCTCACTGACATTTTAaatgctgctacaaaaaaaataataaataatatgagGATAACAAAAATCAACACGATCGGACGATATATgtgtatttttgttattattatttttattttttggtcggAGTTGGAGATATTTGGATGGAATTAAGTTCTTCAGGACGCAATGGAGCATCGTTTGAAAACGAGACATCTGCTGTGAGTAAGATAATAAagtagaaaaaaatattaaaaggtGTGACCATCTATATTTATGTTTTATGATTTTAGATTGTTAGTGGTTTGTTATTTAAAATACAGAAAAATTTATAATCAGGCTGTATTTAATGCAGATATATCAGTCTATTATCTAAATGGATACAGATGGCCAATCTTATATAATTTCTTTAATCCCCAGGTTTGTGAAGGGATTGAATCCTGAAATTAAAGAGGCTTGGCTCCTGCAAGAGATAGAAGCTCATGTCATTACACCGAGGCAATAATTACCACTACAGAAATCATGTCAAACCTAATTTGCAAGGTCAGGGAGCAAATGTCCGGATCAGAAAGGTGTCTTATCCTTCATTATTTAACGAATGAAGCCTGGTGGAATGCAGTTCTATGGATGTGATGAAACTCTAGCCTTCAGTATGGCTTAACTGAGCACAGGGATGGATCTCATGAACATTACAACTGTCATCGACAGCGGCTTTTTGGACGAGGTGCCATCCAGCCGTGTCCTCACTGGTTGTTTCCTCTCCCTGCTCATCCTCACCACCTTGTTGGGGAACACTCTGGTTTGTGCAGCCGTCACCAAGTTCCGCCACCTGCGATCTAAAGTCACCAACTATTTTGTGATCTCTCTGGCCGTGTCCGACCTGTTGGTGGCCATCCTGGTAATGCCGTGGAAGGCGGTGACGGAGATTGTTGGATTCTGGCCGTTTGGCTCCTTCTGTGATACGTGGGTGGCTTTTGACATTATGTGCTCTACTGCTTCCATTTTGAACCTTTGCGTGATAAGTGTGGACCGTTACTGGGCCATCTCTAGCCCCTTTCGATACGAGAGGAAGATGACGCCCAGAGTTGCTTACGTGATGATCAGTGTGGCCTGGACTCTGTCTGTCCTCATTTCCTTCATCCCGGTGCAACTCAACTGGCACAAAGTCCAGGCGAAGTCGTTCAGTGGGGCAAACGCTACAGTTTATTCCAGTCCGGAGAACTGCGACTCCAGCCTGAACAGGACATACGCCATTTCCACCTCTCTCATTAGCTTTTACATCCCTGTAGCCATCATGGTGGCCACCTACACCCAGATCTACCGCATTGCCCACAGGCAAATCAGGAGGATCTCTGCTCTGGAGCGAGCTGCCGAAAGCGCCAAGAACAGACATGACAGCGTGGGCAGAGGCTCCAGCATCACCGAGTCAGAGAGCTCCTTCAGAATGACATTCAAGAGGGAGACCAAGGTGCTAAAGACCTTGTCTGTGATCATGGGGGTGTTTGTATGCTGCTGGCTCCCATTCTTCATCCTCAACTGCATGGTGCCGTTCTGCGAACAGTCCAGCGGAGGGGAAGGATTCTCCTGCATCAGCCCCAGCACGTTCGATGTGTTCGTGTGGTTTGGTTGGGCCAACTCGTCCGTCAACCCCATCATCTATGCCTTCAACGCCGATTTCCGCAAAGCCTTCTCCATCTTGCTGGGCTGTCACCGACTCTATCCAGGAGGTCAGAACATGGAGACAGTCAGTCTGAACAAGAAATGAGTCATGACTCCCTCACACCTCTGACTCATCCTTCATGTTATAAGAGAACAAGCGTTCCTGTTGAATCCGGTTTAATCGAATCACAACTAGGGCACCGCTCCCCGCGTCTTCACGGCACGGAAGAACGAAGGtgacaccccaccaccaccaccccaccccctaACCCCAACCGGCATTTGGCACCGGACCGGCAGGCTGCAGTGGCCGCTGCTGTCTTCAGTCAAGATGTGGCTCTAAACGTAgagaggggatttttttttttttttttggattgagATTAAGACTGTTGTGCCAGAAAACTAGCAGCCGAGTAGTGCCGACATGCCTTTGGGATACATAATCCCATGACTGGGCAGCACGCACCCTAATGCTGTCAGACGCTGCTCGCTTCAATACCATCATGTCCACGCAGTcagacacaaacactgtcaaaacatgcTCCAACAAATACTGTAGGAATAACAGGCACTCCGCAGCATGCAACAAATCACAGGGCAGCACACAGCCGCAGCGTTCCTCGTTAGCAAGGGCCCAGCATTAAAGTATCTTCATCCTATCCATTAAGAAGGGAACCACCGCAGACTTTACAAAAAATCAAATAATTGAGTCCATTCATGTCTCAATGTTACTCATTCGATGTGATCCAAATGTGGTCAGTATTTGAAACCAAATTTCCTCAGCAGACACCTCATACATAATTCCTGCTCACCTAGTACACAGAGAACTGGTTTAACATCCAAGTGTCTCACATTACGGAGCGTGTCCTGCTTTTTCTACCCCGAAACAACAGCTGATGGCCTTGTTCGGTGCAGAAggtaacaacaaaacaaaagctgAGCATACACTTGGCTGTGTTTTGAATGTTTCATTTGGGGGGGAAATAGGGGGAAGTGGGAGGCGGGACTGATTGCTACGGTGAATTTTTTCCCATATTTCAGTAAAAACAGCTGTCAACTATCCACAGTTGCCTCGAAATTGGTGTATAgtatttattaatttaaataTTGAACTGTTGCAACAGTCATGCCGTAAACTATCTGGAGGCGTGGACATGGCGGCTGTGACCGGACTGTTGTGACAAAGTGAATATATTTCCAAAATACAGACACCTGAAGGAGTTTTAGCTTCAGAAATATGTCAGTGCACTGTTTCATAATAAAGTTTATTTGTTCATTGTGGTGACATTAGCTTTCTTTGTGACTGTTTGACCTCTGCAATATACAGTAAAATCTGAATTTCATGAGGCTCATTTTGCATTAGTGTCATTTTAaagggggtcatattgtgcactttttttttttttttgccccaggTGTGTCAAAAACACATTATTGTTTGCAGTGAGGTGATGCATCTTAAAAAAAACATATGTTCACATATATTGTTCTTTTGTTTGGTTCACTCGGTTTtgtttggtcactcgggaggagctcggagtcgagccgctgctcctc is part of the Thalassophryne amazonica chromosome 11, fThaAma1.1, whole genome shotgun sequence genome and harbors:
- the LOC117520242 gene encoding LOW QUALITY PROTEIN: D(1) dopamine receptor-like (The sequence of the model RefSeq protein was modified relative to this genomic sequence to represent the inferred CDS: deleted 2 bases in 1 codon): MDLMNITTVIDSGFLDEVPSSRVLTGCFLSLLILTTLLGNTLVCAAVTKFRHLRSKVTNYFVISLAVSDLLVAILVMPWKAVTEIVGFWPFGSFCDTWVAFDIMCSTASILNLCVISVDRYWAISSPFRYERKMTPRVAYVMISVAWTLSVLISFIPVQLNWHKVQAKSFSGANATVYSSPENCDSSLNRTYAISTSLISFYIPVAIMVATYTQIYRIAHRQIRRISALERAAESAKNRHDSVGRGSSITESESSFRMTFKRETKVLKTLSVIMGVFVCCWLPFFILNCMVPFCEQSSGGEGFSCISPSTFDVFVWFGWANSSVNPIIYAFNADFRKAFSILLGCHRLYPGGQNMETVSLNEMSHDSLTPLTHPSCYKRTSVPVESGLIESQLGHRSPRLHGTEERR